One Tribolium castaneum strain GA2 chromosome 6, icTriCast1.1, whole genome shotgun sequence genomic window, CGCCGCCCCAAAATTCGCTTCTACCCGCCCAGCTGTCTGAACCGGGCTGTGGTCCGTAGAGTGCAGTGCCGGAACGACTGCACTACTATTAAAACTGCCATTACTATAAAAGAGGAAGTCATTGATCTAACTTCAGACGAAAGCACCTGTTTCATGCAAGTGAAATTTGGCGTCCAAAACGAATtcaatttttctgaaatagaGTGCTATTTGTTTGAACCTAGCGAGGTTGTGCCCTCATTTGGGGCGATTCTGAGCGAGTTAAAGCAGGCACAAGTCTATATTCCGGATGTGCGTTTTGACACAACATTTAATTTCATTGACTTGACTTGCGACAGTGAAGAGATTGAAGATTTGGCAATTTCGAGTGAAAAAGAATGCGCCAATCGCATCCTGCACATAATCTACCAGTACCACAAGTTGCACCACGTGCAGCTTTCCGTGGAAAACACTCTCAGCCAGTTGCAACACCCGTGTCCTGACGATAATCTAACGTTTCAGTTCCTGTCACAGAGAGCGTCGCTCCTCGGCTGCAGCCTCGCGCAAATTCTCTCGAAAACTTACGTTAGGAATTTCGATATTCAGCGATTCGTGGATATTTTGGTGCACAAGTTTGAAGAAACGTACCAGAGGAGTATCGAAAACGAATTGGTTTTGTCGTATTTGTGCACAATGCTCGGCACAAGTCAAGCGTTCTGTGCCGGAGGCACTGGCATGAAAATTCTAAACTTGTTGCAAGTTCGTACTAAAGAGGAGCCAGTGAAGGGGGAGGAGGAAGAGTGTCAAGGTGAGAATTGTGGTTTTGGGAATGTTGTTCTAAATTTGGTTTATAGTTGTTTTCACCACAGAACAGCTCGATCAGTTGcagttgcaaatttttaagtaCCACGAGATTGTGGCACGGCAGGAACTGCTAGAGGGAGGGGATCCCTTTGAGCGTTGTGAAAGTAAAGTCATGTTGTAGTTATTTcagatttttcaaagtttaagtgggtttttttttctaataaaggcCGTTTGTGTTATAcgtgattttttgtttagtgtAGGGGTTACTAAAGGATATGAAGCGTTCCCATCCTCAATAGTGCCGTTAATGTCAGAGAGCGCAGTTCCATTGAgcaacgaatttaaaaaaaatacaattagaGCATTCAATTCTCAAAAGTAAGAGACAAAAACAATGCAGATATTTCGTGaactgtattaaaaaaatcaaactttacCAATTCGCAATTTGCCTCATATAAATTTTACAGCCCCCATGTAATATATGACCTCAAATCCCCCAccccaaaaaaaatacaaaaaaatggtattttttgaacaatctgtctaatatttttcaaaacgctgcggaTATTTTTACAGTTACAAGAAACCATTGAAGatgacttatttttatttttactgtttattttttttgtatcttaaactgtattttttgaattttcaaaaagagCTTATAATTTCTTGTACGcttactgttttaaaaaaatcagttgttctttataattattgaaataaaggCATTTGTCCCACTCATACTCTCCTGAATGTACTtcaaaagaaatacaaaaagtACAGAACATATAGAAGATACTGATGCCTTTGCCTACCAACGATACTAATAACAAAAAGAGTccctaaaaatttattaatatttgagtTAAAATTGGTATAGTGTTttgttggttgcataaaaTGTGTACTTAATGCTGTTGGGGTAGGTCAGTTAGTACCAAACAATGCAACAAA contains:
- the LOC659404 gene encoding uncharacterized protein LOC659404 isoform X2, whose product is MSKVTDPLLLDIEKFMKEKGNLPKPSAESSKDKSYVQTTQEEKQEQKNSIRVKINLKDCFNQTPKMRPPNECDHSNDLPSRKHKLDPENKKKHSKKHYKIRICKGVINYMNDQYAAKTTYPRRRRPKIRFYPPSCLNRAVVRRVQCRNDCTTIKTAITIKEEVIDLTSDESTCFMQVKFGVQNEFNFSEIECYLFEPSEVVPSFGAILSELKQAQVYIPDVRFDTTFNFIDLTCDSEEIEDLAISSEKECANRILHIIYQYHKLHHVQLSVENTLSQLQHPCPDDNLTFQFLSQRASLLGCSLAQILSKTYVRNFDIQRFVDILVHKFEETYQRSIENELVLSYLCTMLGTSQAFCAGGTGMKILNLLQVRTKEEPVKGEEEECQVVFTTEQLDQLQLQIFKYHEIVARQELLEGGDPFERCESKVML
- the LOC659404 gene encoding uncharacterized protein LOC659404 isoform X1 encodes the protein MIRATLLSELPIKLVKNISVKSCIQKYRVFCLMFENYFRKVTDPLLLDIEKFMKEKGNLPKPSAESSKDKSYVQTTQEEKQEQKNSIRVKINLKDCFNQTPKMRPPNECDHSNDLPSRKHKLDPENKKKHSKKHYKIRICKGVINYMNDQYAAKTTYPRRRRPKIRFYPPSCLNRAVVRRVQCRNDCTTIKTAITIKEEVIDLTSDESTCFMQVKFGVQNEFNFSEIECYLFEPSEVVPSFGAILSELKQAQVYIPDVRFDTTFNFIDLTCDSEEIEDLAISSEKECANRILHIIYQYHKLHHVQLSVENTLSQLQHPCPDDNLTFQFLSQRASLLGCSLAQILSKTYVRNFDIQRFVDILVHKFEETYQRSIENELVLSYLCTMLGTSQAFCAGGTGMKILNLLQVRTKEEPVKGEEEECQVVFTTEQLDQLQLQIFKYHEIVARQELLEGGDPFERCESKVML
- the LOC659404 gene encoding uncharacterized protein LOC659404 isoform X3, producing the protein MKEKGNLPKPSAESSKDKSYVQTTQEEKQEQKNSIRVKINLKDCFNQTPKMRPPNECDHSNDLPSRKHKLDPENKKKHSKKHYKIRICKGVINYMNDQYAAKTTYPRRRRPKIRFYPPSCLNRAVVRRVQCRNDCTTIKTAITIKEEVIDLTSDESTCFMQVKFGVQNEFNFSEIECYLFEPSEVVPSFGAILSELKQAQVYIPDVRFDTTFNFIDLTCDSEEIEDLAISSEKECANRILHIIYQYHKLHHVQLSVENTLSQLQHPCPDDNLTFQFLSQRASLLGCSLAQILSKTYVRNFDIQRFVDILVHKFEETYQRSIENELVLSYLCTMLGTSQAFCAGGTGMKILNLLQVRTKEEPVKGEEEECQVVFTTEQLDQLQLQIFKYHEIVARQELLEGGDPFERCESKVML